One Solanum pennellii chromosome 9, SPENNV200 DNA segment encodes these proteins:
- the LOC107030757 gene encoding uncharacterized protein LOC107030757 isoform X4: MAASKLSIAAKERWRKRKADMEVTHNEEDQNIQRACLASQNEVAEGPSHSLLTTDNVQSKDPQFVAFTSQREVSKGNNMIVRRSNRLRSLGFFGKRQGKEPVQHIDITDSDGDDEMHVEPISLKPIRGVSSTDIEVDFPVHTADSPTNSAFTNAQSKVSQAFSSKRKTLKANNMIVRQPGQRESLGSFGKRQGEDLHHVDPADCDRDTELHVEPICPEPIMNVSSSEMIVDHLVQTRCKRPFPSEAMPTNLNYEILYTNSVKKYENVFAKDMVAFSNGWRSTGAVTNLSDGTVEHHPEAPALNSAHAPKPPPVKRKYSVKRMKKNQ, from the exons atggcaGCAAGTAAGTTGTCAATAGCCGCAAAGGAAAGATGGAGGAAGAGAAAAGCCGACATGGAAGTAACCCACAATGAG GAAGACCAGAATATTCAAAGGGCATGTTTAGCATCCCAGAATGAG GTGGCTGAGGGTCCAAGTCACTCTTTATTGACAACTGATAACGTGCAAAGTAAAGATCCTCAATTTGTAGCCTTTACCTCACAGAGGGAAGTATCAAAGGGCAATAACATGATTGTTAGGCGATCCAATCGACTTAGAAGCTTGGGGTTCTTCGGGAAAAGACAAGGGAAGGAACCTGTTCAGCATATCGATATTACGGACTCTGATGGAGATGATGAGATGCATGTTGAGCCAATCAGTCTTAAACCAATCAGGGGTGTGAGTAGCACAGATATTGAAGTTGATTTTCCGGTCCACACT GCTGATAGTCCAACAAACTCTGCATTCACTAACGCACAAAGTAAAGTTTCTCAAGCATTTTCTTCAAAGAGGAAAACATTAAAGGCCAATAACATGATTGTTAGACAACCTGGTCAGCGTGAAAGTTTAGGGTCATTTGGGAAAAGACAGGGGGAAGATCTTCATCACGTCGATCCTGCTGACTGTGATAGAGACACAGAGCTGCATGTAGAGCCAATTTGTCCTGAACCAATCATGAATGTGAGTAGCTCAGAAATGATAGTTGATCATTTGGTCCAGACT AGATGCAAAAGGCCCTTTCCAAGTGAAGCTATGCCAACAAACCTCAACTACGAAATTCTGTATACTAACTCAGTGAAAAAG TATGAGAATGTGTTTGCCAAGGATATGGTTGCTTTTTCAAATGGGTGGAGATCAACAGGTGCCGTAACGAACTTATCTGATGGAACAGTCGAACATCATCCAGAGGCTCCTGCACTAAACTCTGCCCATGCACCCAAACCGCCTCCTGTAAAGAGAAAGTACAGCGTTAAGAGGATGAAGAAAAACCAGTAG
- the LOC107030757 gene encoding uncharacterized protein LOC107030757 isoform X2, which translates to MAASKLSIAAKERWRKRKADMEVTHNEEDQNIQRACLASQNEVAEGPSHSLLTTDNVQSKDPQFVAFTSQREVSKGNNMIVRRSNRLRSLGFFGKRQGKEPVQHIDITDSDGDDEMHVEPISLKPIRGVSSTDIEVDFPVHTADSPTNSAFTNAQSKVSQAFSSKRKTLKANNMIVRQPGQRESLGSFGKRQGEDLHHVDPADCDRDTELHVEPICPEPIMNRCKRPFPSEAMPTNLNYEILYTNSVKKIEALMEENYQQAQKLHYMFGKVKIYENVFAKDMVAFSNGWRSTGAVTNLSDGTVEHHPEAPALNSAHAPKPPPVKRKYSVKRMKKNQ; encoded by the exons atggcaGCAAGTAAGTTGTCAATAGCCGCAAAGGAAAGATGGAGGAAGAGAAAAGCCGACATGGAAGTAACCCACAATGAG GAAGACCAGAATATTCAAAGGGCATGTTTAGCATCCCAGAATGAG GTGGCTGAGGGTCCAAGTCACTCTTTATTGACAACTGATAACGTGCAAAGTAAAGATCCTCAATTTGTAGCCTTTACCTCACAGAGGGAAGTATCAAAGGGCAATAACATGATTGTTAGGCGATCCAATCGACTTAGAAGCTTGGGGTTCTTCGGGAAAAGACAAGGGAAGGAACCTGTTCAGCATATCGATATTACGGACTCTGATGGAGATGATGAGATGCATGTTGAGCCAATCAGTCTTAAACCAATCAGGGGTGTGAGTAGCACAGATATTGAAGTTGATTTTCCGGTCCACACT GCTGATAGTCCAACAAACTCTGCATTCACTAACGCACAAAGTAAAGTTTCTCAAGCATTTTCTTCAAAGAGGAAAACATTAAAGGCCAATAACATGATTGTTAGACAACCTGGTCAGCGTGAAAGTTTAGGGTCATTTGGGAAAAGACAGGGGGAAGATCTTCATCACGTCGATCCTGCTGACTGTGATAGAGACACAGAGCTGCATGTAGAGCCAATTTGTCCTGAACCAATCATGAAT AGATGCAAAAGGCCCTTTCCAAGTGAAGCTATGCCAACAAACCTCAACTACGAAATTCTGTATACTAACTCAGTGAAAAAG ATCGAGGCCTTGATGGAGGAAAACTATCAACAAGCCCAGAAATTACACTACATGTTTGGAAAAGTCAAGATA TATGAGAATGTGTTTGCCAAGGATATGGTTGCTTTTTCAAATGGGTGGAGATCAACAGGTGCCGTAACGAACTTATCTGATGGAACAGTCGAACATCATCCAGAGGCTCCTGCACTAAACTCTGCCCATGCACCCAAACCGCCTCCTGTAAAGAGAAAGTACAGCGTTAAGAGGATGAAGAAAAACCAGTAG
- the LOC107030757 gene encoding uncharacterized protein LOC107030757 isoform X1 has translation MAASKLSIAAKERWRKRKADMEVTHNEEDQNIQRACLASQNEVAEGPSHSLLTTDNVQSKDPQFVAFTSQREVSKGNNMIVRRSNRLRSLGFFGKRQGKEPVQHIDITDSDGDDEMHVEPISLKPIRGVSSTDIEVDFPVHTADSPTNSAFTNAQSKVSQAFSSKRKTLKANNMIVRQPGQRESLGSFGKRQGEDLHHVDPADCDRDTELHVEPICPEPIMNVSSSEMIVDHLVQTRCKRPFPSEAMPTNLNYEILYTNSVKKIEALMEENYQQAQKLHYMFGKVKIYENVFAKDMVAFSNGWRSTGAVTNLSDGTVEHHPEAPALNSAHAPKPPPVKRKYSVKRMKKNQ, from the exons atggcaGCAAGTAAGTTGTCAATAGCCGCAAAGGAAAGATGGAGGAAGAGAAAAGCCGACATGGAAGTAACCCACAATGAG GAAGACCAGAATATTCAAAGGGCATGTTTAGCATCCCAGAATGAG GTGGCTGAGGGTCCAAGTCACTCTTTATTGACAACTGATAACGTGCAAAGTAAAGATCCTCAATTTGTAGCCTTTACCTCACAGAGGGAAGTATCAAAGGGCAATAACATGATTGTTAGGCGATCCAATCGACTTAGAAGCTTGGGGTTCTTCGGGAAAAGACAAGGGAAGGAACCTGTTCAGCATATCGATATTACGGACTCTGATGGAGATGATGAGATGCATGTTGAGCCAATCAGTCTTAAACCAATCAGGGGTGTGAGTAGCACAGATATTGAAGTTGATTTTCCGGTCCACACT GCTGATAGTCCAACAAACTCTGCATTCACTAACGCACAAAGTAAAGTTTCTCAAGCATTTTCTTCAAAGAGGAAAACATTAAAGGCCAATAACATGATTGTTAGACAACCTGGTCAGCGTGAAAGTTTAGGGTCATTTGGGAAAAGACAGGGGGAAGATCTTCATCACGTCGATCCTGCTGACTGTGATAGAGACACAGAGCTGCATGTAGAGCCAATTTGTCCTGAACCAATCATGAATGTGAGTAGCTCAGAAATGATAGTTGATCATTTGGTCCAGACT AGATGCAAAAGGCCCTTTCCAAGTGAAGCTATGCCAACAAACCTCAACTACGAAATTCTGTATACTAACTCAGTGAAAAAG ATCGAGGCCTTGATGGAGGAAAACTATCAACAAGCCCAGAAATTACACTACATGTTTGGAAAAGTCAAGATA TATGAGAATGTGTTTGCCAAGGATATGGTTGCTTTTTCAAATGGGTGGAGATCAACAGGTGCCGTAACGAACTTATCTGATGGAACAGTCGAACATCATCCAGAGGCTCCTGCACTAAACTCTGCCCATGCACCCAAACCGCCTCCTGTAAAGAGAAAGTACAGCGTTAAGAGGATGAAGAAAAACCAGTAG
- the LOC107030757 gene encoding uncharacterized protein LOC107030757 isoform X3, with amino-acid sequence MIISEMNCMCFDFAEEVERNRLLIMRVAEGPSHSLLTTDNVQSKDPQFVAFTSQREVSKGNNMIVRRSNRLRSLGFFGKRQGKEPVQHIDITDSDGDDEMHVEPISLKPIRGVSSTDIEVDFPVHTADSPTNSAFTNAQSKVSQAFSSKRKTLKANNMIVRQPGQRESLGSFGKRQGEDLHHVDPADCDRDTELHVEPICPEPIMNVSSSEMIVDHLVQTRCKRPFPSEAMPTNLNYEILYTNSVKKIEALMEENYQQAQKLHYMFGKVKIYENVFAKDMVAFSNGWRSTGAVTNLSDGTVEHHPEAPALNSAHAPKPPPVKRKYSVKRMKKNQ; translated from the exons ATGATCATTAGCGAAATGAACTGCATGTGTTTTGATTTTGCGGAAGAAGTTGAGCGTAACAGATTGTTGATAATGCGG GTGGCTGAGGGTCCAAGTCACTCTTTATTGACAACTGATAACGTGCAAAGTAAAGATCCTCAATTTGTAGCCTTTACCTCACAGAGGGAAGTATCAAAGGGCAATAACATGATTGTTAGGCGATCCAATCGACTTAGAAGCTTGGGGTTCTTCGGGAAAAGACAAGGGAAGGAACCTGTTCAGCATATCGATATTACGGACTCTGATGGAGATGATGAGATGCATGTTGAGCCAATCAGTCTTAAACCAATCAGGGGTGTGAGTAGCACAGATATTGAAGTTGATTTTCCGGTCCACACT GCTGATAGTCCAACAAACTCTGCATTCACTAACGCACAAAGTAAAGTTTCTCAAGCATTTTCTTCAAAGAGGAAAACATTAAAGGCCAATAACATGATTGTTAGACAACCTGGTCAGCGTGAAAGTTTAGGGTCATTTGGGAAAAGACAGGGGGAAGATCTTCATCACGTCGATCCTGCTGACTGTGATAGAGACACAGAGCTGCATGTAGAGCCAATTTGTCCTGAACCAATCATGAATGTGAGTAGCTCAGAAATGATAGTTGATCATTTGGTCCAGACT AGATGCAAAAGGCCCTTTCCAAGTGAAGCTATGCCAACAAACCTCAACTACGAAATTCTGTATACTAACTCAGTGAAAAAG ATCGAGGCCTTGATGGAGGAAAACTATCAACAAGCCCAGAAATTACACTACATGTTTGGAAAAGTCAAGATA TATGAGAATGTGTTTGCCAAGGATATGGTTGCTTTTTCAAATGGGTGGAGATCAACAGGTGCCGTAACGAACTTATCTGATGGAACAGTCGAACATCATCCAGAGGCTCCTGCACTAAACTCTGCCCATGCACCCAAACCGCCTCCTGTAAAGAGAAAGTACAGCGTTAAGAGGATGAAGAAAAACCAGTAG